In Nocardia yunnanensis, one DNA window encodes the following:
- a CDS encoding HugZ family protein yields the protein MALDHGDPGDAPSTPPPLTPIAITTRPTPADEARTVAAATNTATLATLTADGGPWASFVTYGLLAGQPVLCVSRLAEHGRNLAGDPRASVSIVAPDLPSDPLAGTRLTLAGVAERPTGEEAVAAREAHLAAVPSAKHYIDFSDFTVWVLRVQRARWVGGYGRMDSATADEYAAATADPIIPSAARAISHLNDDHADALLDMARARGGYPDATGAVCERADRYGLDLRVSTPRGVAVTRIGYLAPIDSIAELRAATVDLTRAAREA from the coding sequence ATGGCTCTCGACCACGGCGACCCGGGCGACGCGCCCTCGACTCCCCCGCCGCTGACCCCGATCGCGATCACCACCCGCCCCACCCCCGCCGACGAGGCCAGAACGGTTGCGGCGGCGACGAATACCGCGACCCTGGCCACCCTCACCGCCGACGGCGGACCCTGGGCCAGCTTCGTCACCTACGGTCTCTTGGCGGGACAGCCGGTGCTGTGCGTGTCGCGGCTGGCCGAGCACGGGCGCAATCTGGCCGGCGATCCGCGGGCCAGCGTGTCCATCGTCGCCCCGGACCTGCCCTCGGATCCGCTGGCCGGCACCCGCCTGACCTTGGCGGGCGTCGCCGAACGACCCACCGGCGAGGAAGCCGTGGCGGCCCGCGAAGCCCATCTGGCCGCGGTGCCGTCGGCCAAGCATTACATCGATTTCAGCGACTTCACCGTGTGGGTGCTGCGGGTGCAGCGGGCCCGCTGGGTCGGCGGATACGGGCGCATGGATTCGGCCACCGCCGACGAATACGCCGCCGCCACCGCGGATCCGATCATCCCCTCGGCCGCGCGCGCCATCAGCCACCTCAACGACGATCACGCCGACGCGCTGCTGGACATGGCTCGCGCCCGCGGCGGCTACCCGGACGCGACCGGCGCGGTCTGCGAGCGGGCCGACCGCTACGGGCTCGACCTGCGGGTCAGCACGCCGCGCGGGGTGGCGGTGACGCGGATCGGGTATCTGGCCCCGATCGACTCGATCGCCGAATTGCGTGCGGCCACTGTTGATTTGACGCGGGCCGC
- a CDS encoding MerR family transcriptional regulator, translating into MLEVPTQYRPTHADDLPAAGLSIAEAARRTGVSVHTLRYYERAGLVVTAIDRNAAGRRRYHHLDLEWITVCTRLRATGMPIKAIRRYAELVAAGHGNEGERLALMEAHRAEVLEKLAELQQNLQLIDHKIDVYRGRLRAGDADRLWAPTREVG; encoded by the coding sequence GTGCTCGAAGTCCCCACGCAATACCGGCCCACGCACGCCGACGACCTGCCCGCGGCCGGTCTGAGCATCGCGGAAGCCGCGCGCCGCACAGGAGTCAGCGTGCACACCCTGCGCTATTACGAGCGCGCCGGACTTGTGGTCACCGCCATCGACCGCAATGCCGCGGGCCGGCGCCGCTACCACCATCTGGATCTGGAGTGGATCACCGTCTGTACCCGGCTGCGCGCCACCGGAATGCCGATCAAGGCCATCCGGCGCTATGCCGAACTGGTCGCCGCCGGTCACGGCAACGAGGGCGAGCGGCTGGCGTTGATGGAGGCGCATCGCGCCGAGGTGCTGGAGAAATTGGCTGAGCTGCAACAGAATCTGCAGCTCATCGACCACAAGATCGACGTCTATCGGGGGCGGTTGCGGGCCGGTGACGCCGACCGGCTGTGGGCGCCCACCCGCGAGGTCGGCTGA